DNA from Oncorhynchus nerka isolate Pitt River unplaced genomic scaffold, Oner_Uvic_2.0 unplaced_scaffold_6779, whole genome shotgun sequence:
AGTTTTATATAGAGCTATAGCTGAATGAAACtttttaccaatccatatttctcaggcAAAAAGTAAATCCACCttcaagaaaaaaaaaaagaacatctAATGCGATAGACCATATACCTGGACAGCAAATAGAAAGTatcaactgaatgttaaatgtgtttcctgtcAGGTATTTTAATTATCTGTATTGTCGACTTGTTGAATGTTTGAAGTCTTGATTGTGGTTGTTTGCAATGTCTTGTTAATTgctgttggaccccaggaagattagctagcGTTATGGCCTTAGCTAATGGGAATCCTAATAAAAATTACAGTGCTGTGGAGAGATTGGCCATAATAATGGAGGCCTTGTTCTGTTTACAGGTAAAATCGGTGACTGGAGAAACATTTtcacagaggagcagattggtaTTTTCGACACCGTCTACAGCTACCAGATGAAAGACTGTCCCTTGACCTTCATGTGGGAGTGTCCTCCTGAGTcctgtgggggaggaggaggaggacaggcctCTGGGGATCAGGATAGGGCCCTTACCCTCCACGACGCCGGAGATTGATGGATACGCTTCATACAAGTCCTTGAATTCTCTCACTGATGTTCTGTGTTTTTGTGAATGTACGTACATATAATGTACACAACCCAATATAGTAAAACTATATAATGAAATTGATATGTTAATATAACAAAAAATATTGTGTGTGACCTATTTGTTGTTGTAGTTGGGTTTTTCCACCTCTAAATGTTACAGTTAACTGAATGAGAGTGAAGTTTCTCCTCCATCTTGGCTTGTGCTGCAATAGCTAGATGATGGGACACGAGAGGGACACATTTAACTCCCTGACTTTGacacattggaaaacctcccagtTTGTGACAGTGCATCAAGCAGAAGGGATGATATATTAACTCCAGAAAGGCTGACATGTACATAAAAAGCTGTTGTTACATCAGCCACATAGCTTGACTCCGAACAACCTGGATTTCCCATATATAGCTCATCTACTTTACTGTATGTCCATCAGTATGGTTCACAGCCCTGAGTTGTTAGGAAACTATGTGACTGATGCTAACATATGGGCATATATCATCATTAGACCTATCTAATCCCA
Protein-coding regions in this window:
- the LOC135566184 gene encoding sulfotransferase 2B1-like; translated protein: MERISSFLQCPLVGEELTNALRHCSFSSMSDNAMVNYTQIPKEIMDHSKGKFMRKGKIGDWRNIFTEEQIGIFDTVYSYQMKDCPLTFMWECPPESCGGGGGGQASGDQDRALTLHDAGD